The Microbacterium sp. KUDC0406 genome includes a window with the following:
- a CDS encoding enoyl-CoA hydratase/isomerase family protein, translating to MTDPVLLERDGAVAVITLNRPEARNALNIVLKTALVAAVSEAAADSAVRAVVLDANGPAFCVGQDLAEHATQLAGGGGAASAISTVREHYSPVVRSVMTMPKPVIVAVDGACVGAGLGLALAGDLRVFGPGAKLGTAFTGIGLTFDTGLSYTLPRSVGDARARELILLPRMFGPQEAVSWGITGEIADDPRARAREIAGLIAQGPTTAYAESKRLLLDVDALESALEAEAVSQARSGAAQDHRDAVEAFLARRPPVFTGR from the coding sequence ATGACCGATCCGGTTCTGCTCGAGCGCGACGGCGCGGTCGCCGTCATCACGCTGAATCGCCCCGAAGCGCGCAACGCGCTGAACATCGTGCTGAAGACGGCGCTGGTCGCCGCCGTCTCGGAGGCGGCCGCCGACTCCGCGGTCCGCGCGGTCGTGCTCGATGCGAACGGCCCGGCGTTCTGCGTGGGGCAGGACCTCGCCGAGCATGCGACACAGCTGGCGGGCGGCGGAGGCGCGGCGTCGGCGATCAGCACGGTGCGTGAGCACTACTCACCTGTGGTCCGCTCCGTGATGACGATGCCGAAGCCGGTGATCGTCGCGGTCGACGGCGCCTGTGTCGGGGCCGGGCTCGGACTGGCGCTGGCCGGCGACCTGCGTGTGTTCGGTCCTGGCGCGAAGCTCGGCACCGCCTTCACCGGCATCGGGCTGACGTTCGACACCGGGCTCTCCTACACGCTCCCGCGCTCGGTGGGAGACGCCCGCGCCCGCGAACTGATCCTGCTGCCGCGGATGTTCGGGCCGCAGGAGGCCGTGTCATGGGGGATCACCGGTGAGATCGCCGACGATCCGCGTGCGCGGGCGCGGGAGATCGCCGGGCTCATCGCTCAGGGGCCGACCACCGCGTACGCCGAGAGCAAGCGGCTGCTGCTGGATGTCGACGCGCTCGAGTCGGCGCTGGAAGCGGAAGCGGTGTCTCAGGCGCGCAGTGGAGCCGCCCAGGACCACCGCGACGCCGTCGAGGCGTTCCTCGCCCGGCGTCCGCCGGTGTTCACCGGGCGGTAG
- the paaI gene encoding hydroxyphenylacetyl-CoA thioesterase PaaI: MVSDADPQWLAEACAARMWATDAASMALGMSIVRVTPGTATLTMTVRDDMVNGHGICHGGLISALADSAFAFACNSHGTVTVAAGFEVDFLAPAALGDRLVAEARELVLRGRSGVYDVVVRRDEEVVAVFRGRSRSLGRPVLEDS, translated from the coding sequence ATGGTGAGCGACGCGGACCCCCAGTGGCTCGCAGAGGCGTGCGCCGCGCGGATGTGGGCGACGGATGCTGCGAGCATGGCCCTCGGGATGAGCATCGTACGGGTGACGCCCGGCACGGCGACACTGACCATGACCGTGCGCGACGACATGGTGAACGGCCACGGCATCTGCCACGGGGGGCTCATCTCAGCGCTCGCGGACAGCGCGTTCGCCTTCGCCTGCAACAGCCACGGCACCGTCACGGTCGCAGCCGGGTTCGAGGTGGACTTCCTCGCTCCGGCCGCACTCGGCGATCGCCTCGTCGCCGAGGCTCGCGAGCTCGTGCTGCGCGGGCGCTCCGGTGTCTACGATGTGGTGGTGCGTCGCGACGAGGAGGTCGTCGCCGTGTTCCGAGGACGCAGCCGCTCCCTCGGCCGTCCCGTCCTGGAGGACTCATGA
- a CDS encoding TetR/AcrR family transcriptional regulator, with the protein MTAPQTARRGRPGYSREEVLRIAVALFNEQGYDATSVSDLAARLGLTKSALYHHFDSKAQLLELALDSALGGLEGAMDVAMERSTVAEQLDEGIRGAVRVLTAQQPQVTLLLRLRGNSPVEVAALQRRRAFDQRVSSLVRRAQREGLLRDDIGAGTITRLIFGMINSIVEWYRPDGAIDPQGLADDVLAVAIDGLRRPTAR; encoded by the coding sequence ATGACGGCACCGCAGACGGCACGCCGCGGACGACCCGGCTACAGCCGGGAGGAGGTGCTGCGGATCGCCGTCGCACTGTTCAACGAGCAGGGCTATGACGCGACCTCGGTCTCGGATCTCGCCGCGCGTCTGGGACTGACGAAGTCGGCGCTGTACCACCACTTCGACTCGAAGGCACAGCTGCTCGAGCTCGCGCTGGACAGCGCTCTGGGCGGCCTCGAGGGCGCCATGGACGTGGCGATGGAGCGCAGCACCGTCGCCGAGCAGCTCGACGAGGGCATCCGCGGCGCCGTGCGCGTGCTCACCGCGCAGCAGCCGCAGGTGACCCTCCTCCTGCGTCTGCGCGGCAACAGCCCGGTGGAGGTCGCCGCGCTGCAGCGCCGTCGGGCGTTCGACCAGCGTGTGTCCTCGCTCGTGCGGAGGGCCCAGCGCGAAGGACTGCTGCGCGACGACATCGGCGCGGGGACGATCACGCGGCTGATCTTCGGGATGATCAACTCGATCGTCGAGTGGTACCGGCCCGACGGTGCGATCGACCCGCAGGGGCTGGCCGACGACGTGCTCGCCGTCGCGATCGACGGGCTGCGCCGGCCTACCGCCCGGTGA
- the paaA gene encoding 1,2-phenylacetyl-CoA epoxidase subunit PaaA: protein MKVEDDLGLDGHFEEIVARRDRIEPRDWMPEAYRRTVIRQVAQHAHSEIIGMQPEGNWIGRAPSLRRKAILLAKVQDEAGHGLYLYSATETLGVSRNELTENLISGRQKYSSIFNYPTPSYTDVGTIGWLVDGAAICNQVPLCRTSFGPYGRAMIRICKEESFHQRQGYELLMTMMRGTDAQREMVQESVNRFWWPSLMMFGPPDDSSPNTAQSMAWGIKTHTNDELRQRFVDMTVPQAEALGVTLPDPDLAWNEERGHYDFGTPDWDEFWAVVGGNGPCNTQRIEHRRKAWEDGAWVREAAMAHAEKEESA, encoded by the coding sequence ATGAAGGTCGAGGACGACCTGGGGCTCGACGGGCACTTCGAGGAGATCGTCGCGCGCCGCGATCGCATCGAGCCGCGCGACTGGATGCCGGAGGCGTACCGCAGGACCGTGATCCGCCAGGTGGCGCAGCACGCGCACTCCGAGATCATCGGCATGCAGCCGGAGGGCAACTGGATCGGCCGGGCGCCCTCGCTGCGGCGCAAGGCGATCCTGCTCGCCAAGGTGCAGGACGAGGCGGGGCACGGGTTGTACCTGTACTCCGCGACCGAGACGCTCGGGGTCTCGCGGAACGAACTCACTGAGAACCTCATCTCGGGCCGGCAGAAGTACTCGTCGATCTTCAACTACCCGACCCCGTCGTACACCGACGTCGGCACGATCGGCTGGCTGGTCGACGGCGCCGCCATCTGCAACCAGGTGCCGTTGTGCCGCACCTCGTTCGGACCCTACGGCCGGGCCATGATCCGCATCTGCAAGGAGGAGTCCTTCCACCAGAGACAGGGCTACGAGCTGCTCATGACGATGATGCGCGGGACCGACGCCCAGCGAGAGATGGTGCAGGAATCGGTGAACAGGTTCTGGTGGCCCTCGCTGATGATGTTCGGCCCGCCGGACGACTCCTCGCCGAACACAGCCCAGTCGATGGCCTGGGGCATCAAGACCCACACCAACGACGAGCTGCGGCAGAGGTTCGTCGACATGACGGTGCCGCAGGCCGAGGCGCTCGGTGTCACCCTGCCCGACCCGGACCTCGCCTGGAACGAGGAGCGAGGGCACTACGACTTCGGCACACCGGACTGGGACGAGTTCTGGGCGGTCGTCGGCGGGAACGGCCCCTGCAACACGCAGCGCATCGAGCACCGGCGCAAGGCGTGGGAGGACGGTGCGTGGGTGCGAGAGGCGGCGATGGCGCACGCGGAGAAGGAGGAGTCGGCATGA
- the paaD gene encoding 1,2-phenylacetyl-CoA epoxidase subunit PaaD, translated as MTAVLDRAQLLERAWSAATRVVDPELPMLTLADLGVLREVALDDDGTVIAAITPTYSGCPAMATMRDDLQRELQEAGFPAVRIRVALDPAWTTDWISPEGRAALAAAGISPPGPAPVRTGPVAIRLGPTHRAVHCPQCGSADVALSSEFGSTACKAMYRCRSCLEPFDHVKEI; from the coding sequence ATGACTGCCGTCCTCGACCGTGCCCAGTTGCTGGAACGCGCCTGGTCCGCGGCCACCCGCGTCGTCGACCCGGAACTGCCGATGCTCACCCTCGCCGACCTCGGCGTGCTGCGGGAGGTCGCCCTCGATGACGACGGCACCGTGATCGCCGCGATCACGCCCACCTATTCCGGATGCCCCGCCATGGCGACCATGCGTGACGACCTGCAGCGTGAGCTGCAGGAGGCCGGGTTCCCCGCCGTCCGCATCCGCGTCGCCCTCGACCCGGCGTGGACCACGGACTGGATCAGCCCGGAGGGGCGTGCCGCGCTCGCCGCGGCGGGCATCTCACCGCCGGGACCGGCGCCGGTGCGGACCGGACCCGTCGCGATACGACTCGGCCCCACGCACCGCGCTGTGCACTGCCCGCAGTGCGGCAGTGCGGACGTCGCGCTCTCCAGCGAATTCGGCTCCACGGCGTGCAAGGCCATGTACCGGTGCCGCTCCTGCCTGGAGCCCTTCGACCACGTGAAGGAGATCTGA
- a CDS encoding MarR family winged helix-turn-helix transcriptional regulator — MDRDEIIPSMVLSAHALARIAAQDARNDAPSAQWRVLSLLEDSPAQRVGALAVAARTTQPGMTRLIGDLERAGLVTRAPDPEDSRATLVAITDEGRRTAREWRAEFRATLAPRFAGLSDEDWEVLSRAAQILHDHSNEQRTGDAE; from the coding sequence ATGGATCGTGACGAGATCATCCCCTCGATGGTGCTGTCGGCGCACGCCCTGGCCCGCATAGCGGCTCAGGACGCCCGCAACGACGCCCCCTCCGCCCAGTGGCGGGTGCTCAGCCTGCTGGAGGACTCCCCCGCGCAGCGGGTCGGAGCGCTGGCAGTCGCGGCGCGCACGACGCAGCCGGGCATGACCAGGCTGATCGGGGATCTCGAGCGCGCCGGCCTCGTCACCCGCGCCCCCGACCCGGAGGACTCCCGGGCGACGCTGGTGGCCATCACCGACGAGGGGCGGCGCACCGCACGCGAGTGGCGCGCGGAGTTCCGCGCCACGCTCGCGCCCCGGTTCGCCGGCCTGAGCGACGAGGACTGGGAGGTCCTCTCCAGGGCGGCGCAGATCCTGCATGACCACAGCAATGAACAGCGGACAGGAGACGCAGAATGA
- the paaB gene encoding 1,2-phenylacetyl-CoA epoxidase subunit PaaB yields MSDVKAEWPLYEVFVRGKRGLNHVHVGSLHAADDQMALRHARDVYTRRNEGVSIWVVRSDEITASSPDEKDPMFAPAGDKVYRHPTFYVIPDDVPHM; encoded by the coding sequence ATGAGCGACGTCAAGGCGGAGTGGCCGCTCTACGAGGTGTTCGTGCGCGGCAAGCGCGGACTGAACCACGTGCACGTCGGCTCGTTGCACGCCGCCGACGACCAGATGGCGCTGCGGCACGCCCGTGACGTCTACACGCGCCGCAACGAGGGCGTGAGCATCTGGGTGGTGCGCTCCGACGAGATCACCGCGTCGAGTCCGGACGAGAAGGACCCGATGTTCGCACCCGCGGGCGACAAGGTGTACCGGCATCCGACGTTCTACGTGATCCCCGACGACGTGCCCCACATGTGA
- a CDS encoding inositol monophosphatase family protein has protein sequence MRLADAADAQSLPRFDAADLEVSVKADRSHVTDADLATERAIRDVLAAERPEDGILGEEFGTGGDTHRQWIIDPIDGTANFLRGVPLSGTMISLAIDGAPRLGVVSMPALGRRWWGVVGRGAWTNGDGGYRPIRVSEVASLDEASVSFQSITQWVDAGHLPQLLALAERVWRDRAYGDVYSYMLLAEGRLEMVAEFDVKEYDIAAAVAIVRAAGGRFSAFDGSDSITDRSALATNGMLHDAILELTRSAAN, from the coding sequence CTGCGCCTCGCAGACGCCGCGGATGCACAGTCGCTGCCGCGGTTCGACGCGGCCGATCTCGAGGTGTCGGTGAAGGCCGACCGCTCCCACGTCACGGACGCGGATCTCGCCACCGAACGCGCGATCCGCGATGTGCTCGCCGCCGAGCGACCGGAGGACGGCATTCTCGGCGAGGAGTTCGGCACCGGCGGCGACACGCACCGTCAGTGGATCATCGACCCGATCGACGGCACCGCGAACTTCCTGCGCGGCGTGCCGCTGTCGGGCACCATGATCTCCCTCGCGATCGACGGCGCGCCCCGACTGGGTGTCGTCAGCATGCCGGCCCTGGGACGCCGCTGGTGGGGTGTCGTCGGTCGGGGCGCATGGACCAACGGTGACGGCGGCTACCGCCCGATACGGGTGTCGGAGGTCGCCTCCCTCGACGAGGCGAGCGTGAGCTTCCAGAGCATCACCCAGTGGGTGGATGCCGGGCACCTCCCGCAGCTGCTCGCGCTGGCCGAGCGCGTCTGGCGCGACCGCGCATACGGCGACGTGTACAGCTACATGCTGCTCGCCGAGGGGCGCCTCGAGATGGTCGCCGAGTTCGACGTCAAGGAGTACGACATCGCCGCGGCGGTGGCGATCGTCCGTGCCGCCGGGGGCCGGTTCAGCGCGTTCGACGGATCCGACTCGATCACCGACCGCTCCGCCCTCGCCACCAACGGGATGCTGCACGACGCGATCCTCGAACTCACTCGCAGCGCTGCGAACTGA
- a CDS encoding HEAT repeat domain-containing protein has product MTNTESAAQRATALRHALAQPDASSRLQAALSAGTTPDPEYVEELIARCAIEPDFYVRDMLTWALTRQDPALTLPRLLPELHSPAPQARSQALHTLSKIADPSIWPEIPPGLLVDEDDEVARTAWRTSAGLVPEGAETALAETLSTQFGRGDRDVQLSLSRAFAVIGEPAASSVARATDHNEEHVRIHAIATERIMSDPEEGFDAAIAEARRVFALRSAPQTGDR; this is encoded by the coding sequence ATGACGAACACAGAGAGCGCAGCACAGCGCGCCACGGCACTCCGCCACGCCCTCGCGCAACCCGATGCCTCTTCACGGCTGCAGGCCGCGCTGAGTGCAGGCACCACGCCGGACCCCGAGTACGTGGAGGAGCTGATCGCCCGGTGCGCGATCGAACCGGACTTCTACGTGCGCGACATGCTGACCTGGGCCCTCACCCGGCAGGACCCGGCGCTCACGCTGCCGCGACTGCTCCCCGAGCTGCACTCCCCTGCTCCTCAGGCCCGAAGTCAGGCGCTGCACACGCTGTCGAAGATCGCGGACCCGTCGATCTGGCCGGAGATCCCGCCCGGCCTGCTGGTCGACGAGGACGACGAGGTCGCCCGCACCGCCTGGCGCACATCCGCGGGTCTGGTGCCTGAGGGCGCCGAGACCGCACTCGCCGAGACCCTGTCGACGCAGTTCGGCCGCGGCGATCGCGACGTGCAGCTCAGCCTGAGTCGCGCTTTCGCAGTGATCGGCGAACCCGCAGCCTCGTCGGTGGCGAGAGCGACGGATCACAACGAAGAACATGTGCGCATCCACGCGATCGCAACCGAACGGATCATGTCCGACCCCGAGGAGGGGTTCGACGCGGCGATCGCGGAGGCCAGGCGCGTCTTCGCGCTGCGTAGCGCACCGCAGACAGGAGACCGCTGA
- a CDS encoding Atu2307/SP_0267 family LLM class monooxygenase, whose amino-acid sequence MSEIEFGLDTFGGVTTDADGRSLPHPQVIRDLVDDAVVADQAGLDFFGIGEHHRPDFAVSSPEMVLSAVAAKTERIRLGSTVTVLSSDDPVRVFERFATLDAVSGGRAEIVAGRGSFIESFPLFGYDLQDYEVLFEEKLELLAALLKEEPVTWQGSTRAALTDQRVYPTTERGLRAWVGVGGSPDSVVRTARHGLGLFLAIIGGPAARFAPYVDLFERAQDQFGVERQPVAVHSPGLVAETDEKARALVHDGWVAMRTRMGQERGWPPPAVGDFEREIESGALYVGSPETVARKIAATLQVLKVDRFDFKYDQPVQHADHQRSIELYGEKVVPMVKDMIA is encoded by the coding sequence ATGAGCGAGATCGAATTCGGGCTGGACACCTTCGGCGGAGTCACGACGGATGCCGACGGGCGGTCGCTGCCGCATCCGCAGGTCATCCGTGATCTGGTGGACGACGCCGTCGTCGCGGATCAGGCGGGGCTGGACTTCTTCGGGATCGGTGAGCACCACCGTCCGGACTTCGCGGTCTCGAGTCCCGAGATGGTGCTCTCTGCGGTCGCCGCGAAGACGGAGCGGATCCGACTCGGTTCGACGGTCACCGTGCTCAGCTCCGATGACCCGGTGCGCGTCTTCGAGCGTTTCGCGACGCTCGACGCCGTCTCGGGCGGGCGGGCCGAGATCGTCGCGGGGCGCGGTTCCTTCATCGAGTCGTTCCCGCTGTTCGGCTACGACCTGCAGGACTACGAGGTGCTCTTCGAGGAGAAGCTCGAGCTGCTCGCCGCGCTGCTGAAGGAGGAGCCGGTGACCTGGCAGGGGAGCACCCGCGCGGCCCTGACCGATCAGCGGGTCTATCCGACGACCGAGCGGGGCCTCCGGGCCTGGGTGGGGGTGGGCGGCAGCCCGGACTCCGTCGTGCGCACGGCCAGGCACGGCCTCGGTCTGTTCCTCGCCATCATCGGCGGGCCGGCCGCGCGATTCGCGCCGTACGTCGACCTGTTCGAGCGTGCCCAGGATCAGTTCGGTGTCGAGAGGCAGCCGGTCGCGGTGCACTCGCCAGGACTCGTCGCCGAGACCGACGAGAAGGCGCGCGCACTGGTGCACGACGGCTGGGTCGCGATGCGCACCCGGATGGGTCAGGAGCGCGGCTGGCCGCCGCCCGCCGTCGGCGACTTCGAGCGCGAGATCGAGTCCGGTGCGCTGTACGTCGGGTCTCCCGAGACCGTCGCACGGAAGATCGCCGCGACGCTGCAGGTGCTGAAGGTCGACCGCTTCGACTTCAAGTACGACCAGCCCGTGCAGCACGCGGACCACCAGCGCTCGATCGAGCTGTACGGCGAGAAGGTCGTGCCGATGGTGAAGGACATGATCGCCTGA
- a CDS encoding YbaK/EbsC family protein, which produces MTAEQALPERSRIVAEHLAAAGVDTRVVVLPDSARTAAEAARAVGCPVGAIANSLVLTADGDPVLVMTSGAHRVDFTALSAALGAAEVAMAPAAIVREVTGQAIGGVAPVGTRSRCARTSTRTCGSTRRSGRRRAHRTRSCLSPTSSCAP; this is translated from the coding sequence ATGACCGCAGAGCAGGCCCTCCCCGAGCGCAGCCGCATCGTGGCCGAGCACCTGGCCGCGGCCGGCGTCGACACCCGCGTCGTCGTGCTGCCGGATTCCGCCCGCACAGCGGCAGAGGCCGCACGGGCGGTGGGCTGCCCGGTCGGCGCGATTGCGAACAGCCTGGTGCTCACGGCCGACGGCGACCCGGTGCTGGTGATGACCAGCGGCGCCCACCGCGTCGACTTCACGGCCCTGAGTGCCGCCCTCGGTGCCGCCGAGGTCGCCATGGCGCCGGCAGCGATCGTGCGCGAGGTCACCGGCCAGGCGATCGGCGGCGTCGCCCCGGTGGGCACCCGGAGCCGCTGCGCACGTACATCGACGAGGACCTGCGGCAGCACGCGCAGATCTGGGCGGCGGCGGGCACACCGCACGCGGTCATGCCTCTCACCTACGAGCAGTTGCGCACCCTGA
- the paaE gene encoding 1,2-phenylacetyl-CoA epoxidase subunit PaaE yields the protein MTAAATSTPPASRGAFHPLVVTAIDALTDDAVAVTFAVPDDLRDEYDFVAGQSLTLRRFVDGVEERRTYSICSPAGSAPRIGVRVIPDGLFSPWLAHELRPGDAVEVQTPSGSFRAEAGEGGRHLCIAAGSGITPMLSIAATVLGDPASDVTLIYGNRTTTSVMFAEELADLKNAHARQFDLVHVLSREPRDVELFSGRLDAERLRTLLTTLVPIGDMDHVWLCGPFGMLTDARIVLEELGVPADRVHVELFYVDAPPPELRHPDAVVEGLTSDVTVVLDGRRTTTTMSRGASILDSAQQTRTDLPFACKGGVCGTCRAKLCTGEVDMVRNYALEPGEVDAGFILTCQSFPVSDEVTVDYDS from the coding sequence GTGACGGCAGCAGCCACCTCCACTCCTCCGGCAAGCAGGGGAGCCTTCCACCCCCTCGTCGTCACGGCGATCGACGCCCTCACAGACGACGCGGTCGCGGTGACCTTCGCCGTCCCGGATGACCTGCGCGACGAGTACGACTTCGTGGCCGGACAGTCGCTGACCCTGCGCCGGTTCGTCGACGGGGTGGAGGAGCGGCGCACCTACTCGATCTGCTCGCCGGCCGGCAGCGCTCCGCGCATCGGCGTGCGCGTGATCCCCGACGGGCTGTTCTCGCCCTGGCTCGCGCACGAGCTGCGCCCCGGCGACGCCGTCGAGGTGCAGACGCCGAGCGGCAGCTTCCGGGCCGAGGCGGGCGAGGGCGGACGCCACCTGTGCATCGCCGCCGGATCGGGCATCACGCCGATGCTGTCGATCGCCGCGACGGTGCTCGGCGACCCGGCATCCGACGTCACCCTCATCTACGGCAACCGCACGACGACCTCGGTGATGTTCGCCGAGGAGCTCGCCGATCTGAAGAACGCGCACGCCCGCCAGTTCGACCTGGTGCATGTGCTCTCGCGCGAGCCCCGCGACGTCGAACTGTTCTCCGGACGGCTCGACGCCGAACGGCTGCGCACCCTGCTCACCACACTGGTGCCGATCGGCGACATGGATCACGTCTGGCTCTGCGGCCCGTTCGGCATGCTCACCGACGCGCGGATCGTGCTCGAGGAGCTGGGCGTTCCGGCCGACCGCGTGCACGTCGAGCTGTTCTACGTCGACGCGCCGCCGCCCGAGCTGCGGCATCCGGATGCCGTCGTCGAGGGACTCACCAGCGACGTCACCGTCGTGCTGGACGGACGCCGCACGACCACCACGATGTCGCGCGGCGCCAGCATCCTGGACTCGGCGCAGCAGACCCGCACCGATCTGCCGTTCGCGTGCAAGGGCGGGGTGTGCGGCACCTGCCGTGCCAAGCTGTGCACCGGCGAGGTCGACATGGTGCGCAACTACGCCCTCGAACCCGGCGAGGTCGATGCCGGATTCATCCTCACCTGCCAGTCGTTCCCCGTGAGCGACGAGGTCACCGTGGACTACGACAGCTGA
- the paaC gene encoding 1,2-phenylacetyl-CoA epoxidase subunit PaaC has translation MTDEFHDNAYAGLLVNDAHWAFGTDFEDPLAGVDTTVPDGVDPHALAAYCLMLGDDALVLSQRLSEWCSRAPDLEEDIALANIALDLLGQARLLLARAAAADPSVVPALPDGSPVPDEDRLAFFRDDSAFRSVRLAEVPNGDFAETIARILIFSTWRHALFERLSGSRDAVLAAVAAKGAKEVAYHRDFAGRWFITLAQGTEESRRRLLAALDGLWPLRAELFETHPVERTVADAGVGVDPAQVQDEADAVLDQVLAAAAVERPDRAPSAGVHGRRGRDGCHTEALGGLLAEMQAVARAHPEGRW, from the coding sequence ATGACAGACGAGTTCCACGACAACGCGTACGCCGGCCTTCTGGTGAACGACGCGCACTGGGCGTTCGGCACCGACTTCGAGGACCCGCTCGCGGGTGTCGACACGACCGTCCCCGACGGCGTGGATCCGCACGCGCTCGCCGCGTACTGCCTGATGCTGGGCGACGACGCCCTCGTGCTCTCGCAGCGGCTCTCGGAGTGGTGCAGCCGCGCGCCCGACCTCGAGGAGGACATCGCGCTGGCGAACATCGCCCTCGACCTGCTCGGCCAGGCCCGCCTGCTGCTGGCGCGCGCGGCCGCCGCCGACCCGTCCGTGGTGCCCGCGCTGCCGGACGGCTCGCCGGTGCCCGACGAGGACCGGCTCGCCTTCTTCCGCGACGACAGCGCCTTCCGCAGCGTGCGCCTCGCCGAGGTGCCGAACGGCGACTTCGCCGAGACGATCGCCCGCATCCTGATCTTCTCGACCTGGCGCCATGCGCTCTTCGAGCGGCTGTCGGGCAGCCGTGACGCCGTGCTCGCCGCCGTCGCGGCGAAGGGCGCGAAGGAGGTCGCCTATCATCGCGACTTCGCGGGGCGCTGGTTCATCACGCTCGCGCAGGGCACGGAGGAGTCGCGTCGGCGCCTCCTCGCCGCGCTCGACGGCCTCTGGCCGCTGCGTGCCGAGCTCTTCGAGACGCACCCGGTCGAGAGGACAGTGGCGGATGCCGGTGTCGGTGTCGACCCCGCGCAGGTGCAGGACGAGGCGGATGCCGTGCTCGACCAGGTGCTCGCAGCGGCCGCGGTCGAGCGCCCTGACCGCGCACCATCGGCCGGGGTTCACGGGCGGCGTGGACGCGACGGCTGTCACACCGAGGCGCTCGGCGGCCTGCTCGCGGAGATGCAGGCCGTCGCCCGTGCCCACCCGGAAGGACGGTGGTGA
- a CDS encoding MerR family transcriptional regulator, translated as MLIGEVAAQSGISARMLRHYDSIGLVSPSERTAGGYRRYSEEDIRRLFHVEALRSLGLTLQEVADALDDPAFTPGSAVDGLLGRTRERIEREHQLLRRLERVRDSGPGAWSEVLRIIGLMHGLDSEDPSARQQAVLTTAPEQRDAAMLVDAAIKETDPNAAGAFDWALARIGDDAVPLLAEALGSSDEPRRRRAAATLEKIGSARALKALGAASADPVVTARAALARGRHGDAGAVPALIGLIVEGRNDVEAADALETLAVQSDQASEILDALAGQLESSAGGARLRLTSALAGIPGERARTILGELAEDDDEPVALTAKYLLRMRAYPT; from the coding sequence ATGCTCATCGGCGAGGTCGCCGCGCAGTCCGGCATCAGTGCGCGGATGCTGCGGCACTACGACTCCATCGGTCTGGTGTCCCCGAGCGAACGCACGGCCGGCGGATACCGCCGGTATTCCGAGGAGGACATCAGGCGACTGTTCCACGTGGAGGCGCTGCGTTCGCTCGGGCTCACCCTGCAGGAGGTCGCCGATGCCCTCGACGATCCGGCGTTCACACCCGGATCGGCCGTGGACGGCCTCCTGGGCCGCACCCGGGAGCGGATCGAACGCGAGCATCAGCTGCTCCGACGTCTCGAACGGGTCCGGGACAGCGGTCCGGGGGCCTGGTCTGAGGTGCTCCGCATCATCGGCCTGATGCACGGTCTGGACTCAGAGGACCCGTCGGCCAGGCAGCAGGCGGTGCTCACCACTGCACCGGAGCAGCGCGATGCGGCGATGCTCGTCGACGCCGCGATCAAGGAGACCGATCCGAACGCGGCCGGAGCATTCGACTGGGCGCTGGCGCGGATCGGTGACGACGCCGTGCCCCTGCTCGCCGAGGCGCTGGGCTCCTCCGACGAGCCCCGCCGCCGGCGGGCCGCCGCGACGCTGGAGAAGATCGGTTCCGCACGCGCACTGAAGGCGCTCGGTGCCGCGTCCGCCGATCCGGTCGTGACGGCACGCGCTGCGCTCGCGAGGGGCCGTCATGGCGATGCCGGCGCCGTTCCCGCGCTCATCGGACTGATCGTCGAGGGGCGGAACGACGTCGAGGCCGCTGATGCGCTGGAGACCCTCGCCGTACAATCCGACCAGGCATCCGAGATCCTCGATGCGCTGGCAGGGCAGCTGGAGAGCTCCGCCGGCGGAGCCCGGTTGCGCTTGACATCGGCGCTCGCGGGAATCCCTGGTGAGCGGGCACGCACCATCCTCGGCGAGCTCGCTGAGGACGACGACGAACCCGTCGCGCTGACGGCGAAGTACCTGCTCCGCATGAGGGCGTATCCGACGTGA